A single genomic interval of Granulicella tundricola MP5ACTX9 harbors:
- a CDS encoding type II toxin-antitoxin system RelE/ParE family toxin, which translates to MKALLFSRRAEADFHEISEYLGFLPARPSLRIAEEIQRAFNLIVQFPYLGQAHSRFTTLHGQEVRSLLVASYRIYYFSTSPPEIIAILHGARDQTAIMSQRTT; encoded by the coding sequence ATGAAAGCCTTACTCTTTTCCCGTAGAGCTGAGGCAGACTTCCATGAGATCTCTGAGTATTTGGGTTTCCTTCCCGCCCGCCCGTCGCTCAGGATCGCGGAAGAAATTCAAAGGGCCTTCAACCTGATCGTTCAATTCCCGTATCTAGGGCAAGCCCATTCACGCTTTACTACCCTCCACGGCCAGGAAGTCCGCAGCCTACTCGTCGCCTCTTATCGCATCTATTACTTCTCCACCAGCCCACCCGAGATCATCGCCATCCTCCACGGAGCCCGCGACCAGACCGCCATCATGTCCCAACGCACCACCTGA
- the trxB gene encoding thioredoxin-disulfide reductase yields MTPESSIPAAIETRDTVILGSGCSGLTAAIYAARSNLKPLVLEGHEPGGQLSITTLVENFPGWPEGIQGPELIENMKQQATRFGAELRMAHLSSAEFTPGGPIKLNIGGEIVHTRTLIIASGASARWLNLPSEQALIGHGVSSCATCDGFFASGKDIAVIGGGDSAMEEALFLTRFASKVTLINRTEKFRASPIMLERAQAHDKIHFLHNTIVEEVLGVEEKDVKGLRLKNRANGDESTLPVSFMFLGIGHEPNAKAFAGMMDLDDDGYILCKDDVYCTKNGEILPGVFACGDIKDRKYRQAITAAGSGCMAALEVEKYLEEHGR; encoded by the coding sequence ATGACTCCCGAATCCTCCATCCCCGCCGCCATCGAAACGCGCGACACCGTCATCCTCGGCTCCGGCTGCTCCGGCCTCACCGCCGCCATCTACGCCGCCCGCTCCAACCTCAAGCCCCTCGTCCTCGAGGGCCACGAGCCCGGCGGCCAGCTCTCCATCACCACCCTCGTCGAGAACTTCCCCGGCTGGCCCGAGGGCATCCAGGGCCCCGAACTCATCGAGAACATGAAGCAGCAGGCCACCCGTTTCGGTGCCGAGCTCCGCATGGCCCACCTCTCCAGCGCAGAGTTCACCCCCGGCGGCCCCATCAAGCTCAACATCGGCGGCGAGATCGTCCACACCCGCACCCTCATCATCGCGTCCGGTGCCTCCGCCCGCTGGCTCAACCTCCCCTCCGAGCAGGCTCTCATCGGCCACGGTGTCTCCTCCTGCGCCACCTGCGACGGTTTCTTCGCCTCCGGCAAGGACATCGCCGTCATCGGTGGAGGCGACAGCGCCATGGAAGAAGCACTCTTCCTCACCCGCTTCGCCAGCAAGGTCACCCTCATCAACCGCACTGAGAAGTTCCGCGCCTCCCCCATCATGCTGGAGCGCGCCCAGGCCCACGATAAGATCCACTTCCTCCACAACACCATCGTGGAAGAGGTCCTCGGAGTCGAAGAAAAGGACGTCAAGGGCCTCCGCCTCAAGAACCGCGCCAACGGCGACGAGTCCACCCTCCCCGTCTCCTTCATGTTCCTCGGCATCGGCCACGAGCCCAACGCCAAGGCCTTCGCCGGAATGATGGATCTCGACGACGACGGCTACATCCTCTGCAAGGACGACGTCTACTGCACCAAGAACGGCGAGATCCTCCCCGGAGTCTTCGCCTGCGGAGACATCAAGGACCGCAAGTACCGCCAGGCCATCACCGCCGCCGGCTCCGGCTGCATGGCCGCCCTGGAAGTAGAAAAGTACCTCGAAGAGCACGGCCGCTAA
- a CDS encoding AAA family ATPase yields the protein MLKSITLLPERITNPTAYPFSVPAISTFRRLDITSRVLCFAGENGTGKSTLLEAIAAHIGFGREGGNRDMRFETSESVAATEPLIRALRLGFDKRTGEGFFFRAESLFSVATQIDEWDSDSSFGGKIRDSYGGVSLHDHSHGETFFTVLDHKFRRSGLFLLNEPEAALSPQRQLAFLVLIHATLRDYKDAQFIISTHSPLLLGYPGAQIVSFDGGRLQPIDYDRTYPYLIIRRFLTDRTQMLEDLFRNPEADPDDQSTLFD from the coding sequence ATGCTCAAATCCATCACCCTCCTCCCCGAACGCATCACCAACCCCACTGCTTACCCCTTCTCCGTCCCGGCCATCTCCACCTTCCGCCGTCTCGACATCACCTCCCGCGTCCTCTGCTTCGCCGGAGAAAACGGCACCGGCAAGTCCACCCTCCTCGAAGCCATCGCAGCCCACATCGGCTTCGGCCGCGAAGGCGGCAACCGCGACATGCGTTTCGAAACATCCGAGTCTGTTGCTGCGACGGAGCCCCTCATACGAGCCCTCAGGCTCGGCTTCGACAAGCGCACAGGAGAAGGCTTCTTTTTCCGCGCCGAGTCACTTTTTAGCGTCGCGACGCAAATCGACGAGTGGGACAGCGATTCCAGTTTTGGAGGCAAGATTCGCGACTCCTATGGCGGCGTCTCGCTCCATGATCATTCCCACGGCGAAACCTTCTTCACCGTCCTCGACCACAAGTTCCGCCGCTCCGGCCTCTTCCTCCTCAACGAACCCGAAGCCGCCCTCTCTCCCCAGCGCCAGCTCGCCTTCCTCGTCCTCATCCACGCCACCCTGCGCGACTACAAGGATGCCCAGTTCATCATCTCCACCCACTCCCCTCTCCTGCTCGGCTACCCCGGCGCCCAGATCGTCTCCTTCGACGGAGGCCGCCTCCAACCAATCGACTACGACCGCACCTACCCCTACCTCATCATCCGCCGCTTCCTCACCGACCGCACCCAAATGCTCGAAGACCTCTTCCGCAACCCCGAAGCCGACCCCGACGATCAGTCCACCCTCTTCGACTGA
- the relB gene encoding type II toxin-antitoxin system RelB family antitoxin: MPAIQISDELDANLDQLVRQTGGSKEAYVSEAVRNLLEDAEDLALAKERISRPGRRFTLDEVERHLGLAD; encoded by the coding sequence ATGCCAGCAATCCAAATCTCGGACGAACTAGATGCCAACCTCGATCAACTCGTCCGTCAAACCGGCGGCTCCAAAGAAGCCTACGTCTCTGAGGCTGTCCGCAATCTCCTTGAAGATGCAGAAGACCTTGCCCTGGCCAAGGAACGTATAAGCCGCCCCGGTCGCCGCTTTACGCTCGATGAGGTCGAGCGCCACCTTGGCCTGGCTGATTGA
- a CDS encoding type II toxin-antitoxin system RelE family toxin produces the protein MRSSATLAWLIELDEDAERDLARLDKSVQRTIIKYLRTRIAPAADVRDFGKPLGHALSGLWSYRVGDYRILCNIEQDRLTVLVVGIGHRKDVYKT, from the coding sequence ATGAGGTCGAGCGCCACCTTGGCCTGGCTGATTGAGTTGGATGAAGACGCCGAGCGCGATCTCGCTCGGCTCGACAAATCCGTTCAACGAACCATCATCAAATATCTCCGCACTCGCATAGCTCCCGCAGCAGATGTAAGAGACTTTGGTAAACCGCTAGGCCACGCTCTCAGTGGCCTATGGAGCTACCGCGTCGGAGATTACAGAATTCTCTGCAACATCGAGCAAGATCGGCTCACAGTTTTGGTAGTCGGCATTGGCCATCGCAAAGACGTGTACAAGACCTGA
- a CDS encoding ribbon-helix-helix domain-containing protein has protein sequence MAINLPAELEQSVDQLAARHGFTKDDFIRDAVEQRVAQYEEEPELTEAQLAHLDEGVAQLRRGEFVPGEVIEAKLEKLLEELEARAKIEEQSASVATR, from the coding sequence ATGGCCATCAACCTCCCCGCCGAGCTTGAGCAGTCCGTCGACCAACTGGCAGCCCGCCACGGCTTCACCAAGGACGACTTCATCCGCGACGCCGTAGAACAGCGCGTCGCTCAGTACGAAGAAGAGCCAGAACTCACAGAAGCCCAACTAGCCCATCTCGATGAAGGAGTCGCTCAGCTGCGGCGAGGCGAGTTCGTCCCCGGTGAAGTGATCGAAGCAAAATTGGAGAAGCTCCTGGAAGAGCTGGAAGCTCGAGCAAAGATCGAGGAGCAAAGTGCTTCTGTCGCAACCCGATGA
- a CDS encoding YggS family pyridoxal phosphate-dependent enzyme → MSIAENLAHLHDQILAACARANRNPADVALMAVSKMHPVDLLLEAHAAGQRLFGENRVQEWQGKSEIAGTLEDLDMHLIGPLQSNKSTRAAELFHSIDTVDSLKLAQRLNAAAGALGKKLPIYIEVKLSPEESKHGLAPADLPALIEALPSLTHLRPTGLMTVPPWPADIAQAGDEARPYFRELRRLRDQSQRTIPTLTGLSIGMSNDFAAAIEEGSTCIRIGTAIFGKRAPASA, encoded by the coding sequence GTGTCCATAGCCGAAAACCTAGCCCACCTCCACGACCAGATCCTAGCCGCCTGCGCCCGCGCCAACCGCAATCCCGCGGACGTGGCCCTCATGGCCGTCAGCAAGATGCACCCGGTGGATCTCCTCCTGGAAGCCCACGCCGCAGGCCAGCGCCTCTTCGGGGAAAACCGCGTCCAGGAGTGGCAAGGCAAATCAGAGATCGCCGGCACCCTGGAAGACCTTGACATGCACCTCATCGGCCCCCTCCAGTCCAACAAGTCCACCCGCGCCGCCGAGCTCTTCCACTCCATCGACACCGTAGACTCCCTCAAACTCGCCCAGCGCCTCAACGCCGCAGCCGGGGCCCTAGGCAAAAAGCTCCCCATCTACATCGAGGTCAAGCTCTCCCCCGAAGAGTCCAAGCACGGTCTCGCCCCCGCAGATCTTCCCGCCCTCATCGAAGCCCTCCCGTCCCTCACCCACCTTCGGCCCACAGGATTGATGACCGTCCCCCCCTGGCCCGCCGACATCGCCCAGGCCGGAGACGAAGCCCGCCCCTACTTCCGCGAACTCCGCCGCCTCCGCGACCAATCCCAGCGCACAATCCCCACCCTCACCGGCCTCAGCATCGGCATGTCCAACGACTTCGCCGCCGCCATCGAAGAGGGCAGCACCTGCATCCGCATCGGCACCGCCATCTTCGGCAAACGAGCGCCAGCCTCCGCATAG
- a CDS encoding beta strand repeat-containing protein, producing MILSLLVWTQAGLGSGPRYVTGRPYFLNEGRPIPWAQSNVLYYTDPGGLSAAVNHQAADALVASAAGVWSNVAVANIALSNGGSLAEHVSSGNAYLGPGGMVFPADVQSTNYGSVPIAVIYDTDGSVTDMLLGAGASSPSSCRQNGVTESVDRFDPVGYIQHAIIVLNGRCTGAAPQLQLQMQYQLERVFGRVLGVAWSQTNDNVLMGAPTPTYNQALNWPIMHPIDIICGAYTYQCLPNPFTLRPDDIASLVLLYPVTGTPGTGKQASYQTAQGVAGTISFPTGQGMAGVNMLVRRKSPQGVQEGWYEGSGVSGGMFKTNNLSPFVAADPSVQGSQGTSDQGALGNYSVAYIPVQTGAIWQDLVISTEAVNPLYFGPYSLQPFAAGSVSPSGSVAIQTAAFAYEGGTALESFTIGDAAAQCGTGMDGTAFAPVPVAATGWWNGLLCGQGHAAYGSLAVQPGRTLTVEVTALDEQGYATTVKAMPVIGVFAPGDGAGALPSVASAPSAFQARGLGTTTLLASTGALTQVRVGIADQRGAGRPDFGYQARVFYADSLSPATVPDAGGTVTISGTGFRQGNQVTVNGVAVPVVSAGANAIAVSVPAMAAVNATGGTGVDVVVADLSTGAVSTMTGALVYQAIAPNQMKLVTAQAGSVYDGDATSVPFAVQVVAGDGVTPVAGQTVVFGTSAGTVRYGACGGSSCSVATDANGLASTAVTPQSAGAVTMTATAAQTTGAALVQSAGFTAVAQDAALNVVSTPGASVTVGSASQMPFAVQAVNGGGGWSGNRPITFSVTGGAATLSGCNAAQCVVTADNTGTARINVTATATGTITLQAKDGDLTQSVSLQAVNVSDVMKLGSGPTGTNPLNQWGVRLSAQLLQGDGVTPDPFEQVIYSAPAGLLFQVCGGSVCALTTDLGGYVGTSMMATQAGTYGITIAYGAVKQTYTVTFAVPAPTMRLVRVPLGAQRVGSATNVPFSVQMLQADGVTPMTGTYVAFAGPSEAGTIAECDRDRPACSLVTDSNGITGASFIPNRPGPITISATFGTLTQSATFSVVGTTDVMSVIASPGAGTLTGDAEAFVVQVLGSNGVTPAAGRTVTFSVTNGSFVFSGCGSAVCSVVTDGSGKAGVSGVATAAGSVSVMAADGVVTQTMTFSTTMRPDVMRVVSGPAGSMMSSYAASPVFAVQVLGPDGVTPAVGRTVTFAVTGGSVSFGLCNGAPCTAVTDAMGMASTTVTALSAGATSVLAADGAVYVSDAFTAVLPDVVKVVSAPASGGYVGDVAATPFVVQVLGGDGVTPAAGKSVTFSVTNGSAGFGRCGNAVSCTLVTDGNGMVSSAVTPLGVGNVTLSAADGPVNATASFGAVAKPDVLRIVTAPANGAFVGDVAGVPLGVQVMLEDGVTAAVGKQITLAVVSGAAQLSACGVVPCVLVTDGNGMVSTGVTPLGAGTITLSAAEGAIVQSASFTAVTKPDVMVLVGGPADGSIVGSVAAASFSVRQMLADGVTPHAGQAVTFVGVGATLTACGGSTCTVMTDASGVAQTGVTPGVVGMVRLTATDGSLQQAYGFVAAPRPDVVKVLSVPGAGSPVGDPAAVVFGVQVLAGDGSGGMAGKTVVLSVTQGVAMLTACGAATCSLVTDGSGMVSTGVIPSAVGLVGLLAADGAVTQGASFVAGAQQPHVLKVLSVPADGAVAGNAAGTFGVQLLLSDGVRVVAGASVTLTTANGKLSVCGAASCVLDTDAAGMVSSGVTPASAGAVVLSAVSGGVTQTASFMAVRAPDSVTVVSAPSGQGYVGDAMAAAFGVKLTLGDGVTADKGQIVTFTVTSGSAVLGACGAATCAVTSDAGGVASTTVTPNAVGMMTVTATASAVAEGMVQASFKAVPKPDLMVVMGAPAANVYVGATTVSPLAVRVLLADGKTPVVGVGVTFSASGAGQAQFAACGAAVCSLVTDAGGMASSALVGVAPGAVTLTAAADASTGAQPVSAGLVVVANVYKLAATTPSLFVAQGTSFAANVGALATINGDAAGGIGVTWTGNGATLPGGMSGVTDGAGMVQAQVVFGPLGVGVTGTAKVCAWGTQCVSFGAVGVASSGLVLNVMSGGAQAVSGGAGFVPVVMQVTDLAGNAVAGAAVTISQTVSAMTVACPVHGRCPAAPVLASSAKTLVSSASGMVSVMPMTVAGTATETKLVMTVGTQAEATADAKSTP from the coding sequence GTGATCCTGAGCTTGCTGGTCTGGACCCAGGCTGGGCTGGGGAGTGGGCCGCGTTATGTGACGGGGCGGCCGTACTTTTTGAATGAAGGGCGTCCGATCCCTTGGGCGCAAAGTAACGTTCTTTACTACACGGACCCGGGCGGGCTGAGCGCGGCGGTGAATCACCAGGCGGCGGATGCTCTGGTGGCCTCTGCGGCGGGGGTGTGGAGCAATGTTGCGGTGGCGAATATTGCGTTGAGCAATGGGGGCTCGCTGGCGGAGCATGTGAGCAGTGGGAATGCTTACCTGGGGCCGGGTGGGATGGTGTTTCCGGCGGACGTGCAGAGCACGAACTATGGCTCGGTGCCGATTGCGGTGATCTACGACACGGATGGGTCTGTGACGGATATGCTGCTGGGCGCGGGTGCGAGCAGCCCGAGTAGTTGCCGGCAGAACGGGGTGACGGAGAGCGTGGACCGCTTCGATCCGGTGGGGTATATCCAGCACGCGATCATCGTGCTGAACGGGCGATGCACGGGTGCGGCTCCGCAGCTTCAGTTGCAGATGCAGTATCAACTGGAGCGTGTGTTTGGGCGGGTGCTGGGGGTGGCGTGGTCGCAGACGAACGACAACGTGCTGATGGGTGCTCCGACGCCTACTTATAACCAGGCGTTGAACTGGCCGATCATGCATCCGATCGACATTATCTGCGGGGCGTACACGTATCAGTGCCTGCCGAATCCGTTTACGCTGCGGCCGGACGATATCGCTTCACTGGTGCTGCTTTACCCGGTGACCGGGACTCCAGGGACTGGTAAGCAGGCGAGCTATCAGACGGCGCAGGGTGTCGCCGGGACGATCTCGTTTCCGACGGGGCAGGGGATGGCGGGGGTGAATATGCTGGTGCGGCGGAAGAGTCCGCAGGGTGTGCAGGAGGGTTGGTACGAGGGGTCGGGAGTGAGTGGGGGGATGTTCAAGACGAATAATCTTTCACCGTTTGTGGCGGCGGATCCGAGCGTGCAGGGGAGCCAGGGGACGAGCGACCAGGGCGCTTTGGGAAATTATTCCGTTGCCTATATTCCGGTGCAGACGGGCGCGATCTGGCAGGACCTGGTGATTTCGACCGAGGCGGTGAACCCGCTTTACTTTGGGCCTTATAGCCTGCAGCCGTTTGCGGCGGGCAGTGTGAGTCCTTCTGGGTCTGTGGCGATCCAGACAGCGGCGTTTGCGTATGAGGGCGGAACGGCGCTGGAGAGTTTCACGATCGGCGACGCCGCGGCCCAGTGCGGGACGGGGATGGATGGGACCGCCTTCGCGCCGGTGCCGGTGGCGGCTACGGGGTGGTGGAACGGTCTGCTGTGCGGGCAAGGTCATGCCGCGTATGGGAGCCTGGCGGTGCAGCCGGGTCGGACGCTGACGGTGGAGGTGACGGCGCTGGATGAGCAGGGCTATGCGACGACGGTGAAGGCGATGCCGGTGATCGGGGTGTTTGCGCCGGGGGATGGGGCGGGTGCGCTGCCTTCGGTGGCTTCTGCTCCGAGTGCGTTTCAGGCGAGGGGGCTGGGGACGACGACGCTGCTGGCGTCGACCGGGGCGCTGACGCAGGTGCGGGTGGGGATTGCGGATCAACGGGGCGCGGGGCGGCCGGACTTTGGGTACCAGGCTCGGGTGTTTTATGCGGATAGTCTGTCGCCGGCCACGGTGCCGGACGCGGGTGGGACGGTGACGATCAGTGGCACGGGGTTTCGGCAGGGGAACCAGGTGACGGTGAATGGAGTTGCGGTGCCGGTGGTGAGTGCGGGGGCTAATGCGATTGCGGTGTCTGTGCCGGCGATGGCTGCGGTGAATGCGACGGGTGGGACGGGCGTGGATGTGGTGGTCGCGGACCTTTCTACGGGGGCTGTGAGCACGATGACGGGTGCGCTGGTGTATCAGGCTATTGCACCGAACCAGATGAAGCTGGTGACGGCGCAGGCGGGCAGCGTATACGACGGGGATGCGACCAGCGTGCCGTTTGCGGTGCAGGTGGTGGCTGGAGATGGCGTGACGCCGGTGGCGGGGCAGACGGTGGTGTTTGGGACGAGTGCGGGGACGGTGAGGTACGGGGCTTGCGGTGGTTCGAGTTGCAGCGTGGCGACGGATGCGAATGGATTGGCTTCGACCGCAGTGACGCCGCAGAGCGCGGGTGCGGTGACGATGACGGCTACGGCGGCCCAGACGACGGGGGCGGCGCTGGTGCAGAGTGCGGGGTTTACGGCGGTGGCACAGGATGCTGCGTTGAACGTGGTGAGTACGCCGGGGGCGAGCGTGACGGTGGGGAGCGCGTCGCAGATGCCGTTTGCGGTGCAGGCTGTGAATGGGGGTGGGGGCTGGTCCGGGAATCGGCCGATTACGTTTTCCGTGACGGGGGGGGCGGCTACCTTGAGTGGGTGCAACGCGGCGCAGTGCGTGGTGACGGCGGACAATACGGGGACGGCGCGGATCAACGTGACGGCTACGGCGACGGGAACGATTACTCTCCAGGCGAAGGATGGGGATCTGACGCAGAGTGTGAGTCTGCAGGCGGTGAACGTCAGCGACGTGATGAAGCTGGGGAGCGGGCCGACGGGCACGAATCCTCTGAATCAGTGGGGGGTTCGGCTGAGTGCGCAGCTTCTGCAGGGGGATGGAGTAACGCCGGACCCGTTTGAGCAGGTGATCTACAGCGCGCCGGCGGGGCTGTTGTTCCAGGTGTGTGGGGGCTCGGTGTGTGCGTTGACGACGGATCTGGGGGGGTACGTGGGGACGTCGATGATGGCCACGCAGGCGGGGACGTATGGGATCACCATCGCGTATGGGGCGGTGAAGCAGACGTACACGGTGACGTTCGCGGTGCCGGCGCCGACGATGCGGCTGGTGAGAGTGCCGCTGGGGGCGCAGAGGGTGGGTTCGGCGACGAATGTGCCGTTCAGCGTGCAGATGCTGCAGGCGGATGGAGTCACGCCGATGACTGGAACGTATGTTGCGTTTGCCGGACCATCAGAGGCGGGAACGATTGCGGAGTGCGATCGCGATCGGCCGGCTTGCTCGCTGGTCACGGACAGCAACGGGATTACAGGTGCGAGTTTTATTCCCAACCGGCCTGGGCCGATTACGATCAGTGCTACGTTTGGGACGCTTACGCAAAGCGCGACGTTTTCCGTGGTGGGGACTACGGATGTGATGAGCGTGATTGCGTCGCCGGGAGCGGGGACGCTGACGGGCGATGCGGAGGCGTTTGTGGTGCAGGTGCTGGGGTCGAATGGGGTTACCCCGGCTGCCGGGAGAACTGTAACCTTTTCGGTTACGAATGGTTCTTTTGTGTTTTCGGGGTGTGGTTCGGCTGTGTGCAGCGTGGTGACGGATGGGAGTGGCAAGGCGGGGGTGAGCGGGGTCGCGACGGCGGCGGGGAGCGTGTCTGTGATGGCTGCGGATGGGGTGGTGACGCAGACGATGACGTTTTCTACGACGATGCGGCCGGATGTGATGCGGGTGGTGAGCGGGCCGGCGGGGTCGATGATGAGTTCTTATGCGGCGAGTCCGGTGTTTGCGGTGCAGGTGCTGGGGCCGGATGGCGTGACGCCGGCGGTGGGGCGGACGGTGACGTTCGCGGTGACGGGGGGGAGTGTGTCGTTCGGGCTATGCAATGGGGCTCCTTGTACGGCGGTGACGGATGCGATGGGGATGGCTTCGACGACGGTTACGGCGCTGAGCGCGGGGGCGACGAGCGTGCTGGCGGCGGATGGCGCGGTGTATGTGAGCGATGCGTTTACGGCGGTGCTGCCGGATGTGGTCAAGGTTGTGTCGGCTCCGGCGTCTGGGGGGTATGTGGGGGATGTTGCGGCAACCCCGTTTGTGGTGCAGGTGCTGGGTGGGGATGGGGTTACGCCGGCTGCGGGGAAGAGTGTGACCTTTTCGGTTACAAATGGGTCGGCGGGGTTTGGGCGGTGTGGGAATGCGGTGAGCTGCACGCTGGTGACGGATGGGAATGGAATGGTGAGCAGCGCGGTGACTCCGCTGGGAGTGGGGAATGTGACGTTGTCGGCGGCGGATGGGCCGGTGAATGCGACGGCTAGCTTTGGGGCGGTTGCCAAGCCGGATGTTTTGCGGATTGTGACGGCTCCGGCGAATGGGGCGTTTGTGGGGGATGTGGCGGGTGTGCCGCTGGGTGTGCAGGTGATGCTGGAGGATGGGGTGACGGCGGCGGTGGGGAAGCAGATTACGTTGGCGGTGGTGAGTGGGGCGGCGCAGCTTTCGGCTTGTGGGGTTGTTCCGTGCGTGCTGGTGACGGATGGGAATGGGATGGTGTCGACGGGCGTGACGCCGTTGGGGGCGGGGACGATTACGCTTTCGGCGGCGGAGGGTGCGATTGTGCAGAGTGCGAGCTTTACGGCGGTAACGAAGCCGGATGTGATGGTGTTGGTGGGTGGGCCGGCGGATGGGTCGATTGTGGGGAGCGTGGCGGCTGCGAGCTTCAGTGTGCGGCAGATGTTGGCGGATGGAGTGACGCCTCATGCAGGGCAGGCGGTGACGTTTGTGGGAGTTGGTGCGACTTTGACGGCTTGTGGGGGCTCGACTTGTACGGTGATGACGGATGCGAGTGGGGTGGCGCAGACGGGGGTTACGCCGGGGGTGGTGGGGATGGTTCGGTTGACGGCTACGGATGGGAGTTTGCAGCAGGCATATGGGTTTGTGGCGGCTCCCAGGCCGGATGTGGTGAAGGTGTTGAGTGTGCCGGGGGCGGGGTCGCCGGTGGGTGATCCGGCTGCGGTGGTGTTTGGGGTGCAGGTGCTGGCGGGGGATGGGTCGGGCGGGATGGCGGGGAAGACGGTGGTGCTTTCTGTGACGCAAGGGGTGGCTATGTTGACGGCTTGTGGGGCGGCGACGTGCTCGCTGGTGACGGATGGGAGTGGGATGGTGTCGACGGGGGTGATTCCGAGTGCGGTGGGGTTGGTTGGGCTGCTGGCGGCGGATGGGGCAGTGACGCAGGGGGCCAGCTTTGTTGCAGGGGCGCAGCAGCCTCATGTGTTGAAGGTGCTGAGCGTGCCAGCGGATGGTGCGGTGGCGGGGAATGCTGCGGGGACGTTTGGGGTGCAGTTGCTGTTGAGCGATGGGGTGCGGGTGGTGGCGGGGGCTTCGGTGACGCTGACGACCGCGAATGGGAAGTTGAGTGTTTGCGGCGCGGCAAGTTGCGTGCTGGATACGGATGCTGCGGGGATGGTTTCGAGCGGGGTGACGCCTGCCAGTGCGGGGGCGGTGGTGTTGAGCGCGGTGAGTGGCGGGGTGACGCAGACGGCGAGCTTCATGGCTGTGCGGGCTCCGGACAGTGTGACGGTGGTGAGTGCGCCGAGCGGGCAGGGATATGTGGGGGATGCGATGGCTGCGGCGTTTGGGGTGAAGTTGACGCTTGGGGATGGGGTGACTGCGGATAAGGGGCAGATTGTAACGTTCACGGTTACAAGTGGGAGTGCGGTGCTGGGGGCCTGCGGGGCGGCTACGTGTGCGGTGACGAGCGATGCGGGTGGGGTTGCGTCGACGACTGTAACGCCGAACGCGGTGGGGATGATGACGGTGACGGCCACGGCGAGTGCGGTGGCTGAGGGGATGGTGCAGGCGAGCTTCAAGGCTGTCCCGAAGCCGGATCTGATGGTGGTGATGGGTGCGCCTGCAGCGAATGTTTATGTGGGGGCTACGACCGTCTCGCCGCTGGCGGTTAGGGTGCTACTGGCGGATGGGAAGACTCCGGTGGTTGGGGTTGGGGTTACGTTTAGTGCAAGTGGCGCGGGGCAGGCGCAGTTTGCGGCGTGTGGGGCGGCGGTGTGCAGCCTGGTGACGGATGCGGGTGGCATGGCTTCGAGTGCGTTGGTGGGGGTTGCGCCGGGGGCGGTGACGCTGACGGCTGCGGCGGATGCTAGTACGGGGGCTCAACCGGTTTCAGCGGGGTTGGTGGTGGTGGCGAATGTGTACAAGCTTGCGGCTACGACGCCTTCGCTGTTTGTGGCTCAGGGGACGAGCTTTGCGGCGAATGTGGGGGCGCTGGCTACGATCAATGGGGATGCGGCGGGTGGAATCGGGGTGACTTGGACGGGGAACGGGGCGACTCTGCCGGGTGGGATGAGCGGGGTGACGGATGGGGCGGGGATGGTGCAGGCGCAGGTGGTGTTTGGGCCGCTGGGGGTGGGTGTGACGGGGACGGCGAAGGTGTGTGCGTGGGGGACGCAGTGTGTTTCGTTTGGGGCGGTAGGGGTGGCTTCGAGCGGGCTGGTGCTGAACGTGATGAGTGGCGGGGCGCAGGCTGTGAGCGGCGGTGCGGGGTTTGTGCCGGTGGTGATGCAGGTGACGGACCTGGCGGGGAACGCGGTGGCGGGGGCGGCGGTGACGATCTCGCAGACGGTGAGTGCGATGACGGTGGCGTGTCCGGTGCATGGGCGTTGCCCGGCGGCTCCGGTGCTGGCTTCCTCTGCCAAGACGTTGGTTTCAAGCGCTTCCGGGATGGTGAGTGTCATGCCGATGACGGTTGCGGGGACGGCTACAGAGACGAAGCTGGTGATGACGGTGGGGACTCAGGCGGAGGCTACGGCGGATGCGAAGAGTACGCCTTGA